A stretch of Myxocyprinus asiaticus isolate MX2 ecotype Aquarium Trade chromosome 42, UBuf_Myxa_2, whole genome shotgun sequence DNA encodes these proteins:
- the LOC127432506 gene encoding synaptotagmin-like protein 2 isoform X13, with protein sequence MSLSLNKEVGLILQNEKMEKSEGPARVPIQDHHDIRGDSEEASPVRSALEHASARPLSVSKSLEDLASTPTLSAVAPNTKTYFLDPTQVKMMSLSVPAFMHQQKDWRNSDCASERSYDTLRTCNTPSNFSMCSEVASMSSVTGSVMSIYSSEFGNVVVKGRIQFAIHYLQNLGEFHIFVVQCKDLAVADPKRNRSDPYVKCYLLPDKAKYGKRKTCVRKKTLDPTYNEILRFKIPMETLKTQKLNLSVWHNDTFGHNSFLGEVEIDLVEWDFNNTQMNEYQLQGRVQVPSSPKHSADGEAIRAEIRVALRFLLQTSHSHKNKANGEVQIWVKECKNLPVSRGVAIDPFVKCAVLPDNSRKSRQKTRVLKRVSNPVFNHTMVYDGFRPEDLKEACVELTVWDHDRLNNHFIGGARLGLGTGKSYGADVEWMDSNSAEAALWDRMMQSQNEWVEDILPLRMLVMARMSR encoded by the exons ATGAGTTTGTCTTTAAACAAAGAGGTGGGTTTGATTCTGCAAAATGAGAAGATGGAAAAAAGCGAGGGTCCAGCCAGAGTGCCAATACAAGATCATCATGATATCAGAG GTGACAGTGAGGAAGCCAGCCCTGTCAGATCTGCTCTGGAGCATGCCAGTGCCAGACCCCTATCTGTTTCCAAGAGTCTAGAGGACCTGGCATCCACACCTACAC TGTCTGCAGTCGCTCCCAACACTAAAACATATTTCTTAGACCCTACGCAGGTGAAGATGATGAGTTTGTCTGTGCCTGCATTTATGCaccaacag AAGGATTGGAGAAACAGTGACTGTGCATCAGAGAGAAGCTATGACACACTGAGAACATGCAACACTCCCTCTAACTTTAGCATGTGTTCTGAAGTGGCCTCCATGTCCTCT GTCACTGGCAGTGTAATGAGTATCTACAGTAGTGAGTTTGGCAACGTGGTGGTCAAAGGCAGAATCCAGTTCGCCATTCACTATTTGCAAAATCTGGGAGAGTTCCACATCTTCGTAGTGCAGTGCAAAGACCTTGCCGTGGCAGATCCTAAAAGGAACCGGTCTGACCC GTATGTTAAATGTTACCTGCTACCTGACAAAGCAAAATATGGAAAGAGAAAAACATGTGTGAGAAAGAAGACTCTGGATCCAACTTACAATGAAATCTTGCGG TTTAAGATTCCAATGGAGACTCTGAAAACCCAGAAGCTGAACCTGTCTGTGTGGCACAATGACACATTTGGCCATAACAGCTTTCTTGGAGAGGTAGAGATCGATCTGGTGGAATGGGActttaataacacacaaatgaatgAATATCAGCTGCAAGGAAGG GTTCAGGTTCCCTCCAGTCCTAAACATTCTGCTGATGGTGAAGCGATAAGAGCAGAGATAAGAGTTGCTCTACGTTTTCTTCTTCAGACTTCTCACA GTCATAAGAACAAGGCAAATGGTGAGGTACAAATCTGGGTGAAAGAGTGCAAGAATCTACCCGTTTCCAGAGGTGTTGCCATTGACCCTTTTGTCAAATG CGCAGTCCTCCCAGATAACAGCCGGAAAAGCAGACAGAAGACCAGAGTACTGAAGAGGGTTTCTAACCCGGTGTTTAACCACACCATGGTGTATGATGGCTTCAGGCCAGAGGACCTCAAAGAGGCCTGTGTGGAGCTCACCGTGTGGGATCATGACCGACTTAACAACCACTTCATTGGGGGTGCTAGGCTTGGTCTTggaacag GTAAAAGTTACGGTGCTGATGTGGAGTGGATGGATTCTAACAGTGCTGAAGCAGCCCTGTGGGACAGAATGATGCAATCTCAGAATGAATGGGTGGAAGACATATTACCTTTGAGAATGCTGGTCATGGCAAGAATGTCTAGATAG
- the LOC127432506 gene encoding synaptotagmin-like protein 2 isoform X4 translates to MPEGQQEIQRLKIKPRMNPFNIMHSQRDTDRIINGVKEAGQTPAEADCHELYARPQTSQVSNFHSSAEVKGKANTLCTESQTHTVTEEEGRSISKVLEWFGRGSQDAKQSKLKELPAQSEKNKEEPEDHGTSDVKSEELASPVVQTLAATKPSPKPRRGFFALFSRAEKKDKSPAFLASDKEIISEDKNKILTLECETPFTMRPEAGVSISLQDCVSAVSKTTEIIQVTSKTEVMQHGNATARPVCEDLLKKEMFDQGEISPGRLANPKSFWEMGNRGPKRLSIKTGAEIQEIETSLLNENDEILDRRIPDSGISPSKLNATEYPVEVESTMHEYSSVSRYVVDMSAISLNEDEKPSNLDSSKVSEGSSNELQTHMVKSDVRLVSPSSPPRNNALQNELQEEPLSESLSRDISGLNKEISTLKMSLSQQDNKGSIDDLKSFWEKEKSGLQVIVGLQTCTPDIKDSFTPLSPKHSSIGSTSPDLTSSLDKMSLSLNKEVGLILQNEKMEKSEGPARVPIQDHHDIRGDSEEASPVRSALEHASARPLSVSKSLEDLASTPTLSAVAPNTKTYFLDPTQVKMMSLSVPAFMHQQKDWRNSDCASERSYDTLRTCNTPSNFSMCSEVASMSSVTGSVMSIYSSEFGNVVVKGRIQFAIHYLQNLGEFHIFVVQCKDLAVADPKRNRSDPYVKCYLLPDKAKYGKRKTCVRKKTLDPTYNEILRFKIPMETLKTQKLNLSVWHNDTFGHNSFLGEVEIDLVEWDFNNTQMNEYQLQGRVQVPSSPKHSADGEAIRAEIRVALRFLLQTSHSHKNKANGEVQIWVKECKNLPVSRGVAIDPFVKCAVLPDNSRKSRQKTRVLKRVSNPVFNHTMVYDGFRPEDLKEACVELTVWDHDRLNNHFIGGARLGLGTGKSYGADVEWMDSNSAEAALWDRMMQSQNEWVEDILPLRMLVMARMSR, encoded by the exons ATGCCAGAAGGCCAACAGGAAATACAGAGACTTAAAATCAAG CCTAGGATGAATCCATTCAATATTATGCATTCGCAGAGGGACACAGACAGAATTATCAATGGTGTGAAAGAGGCCGGCCAGACACCTGCTGAGG CAGATTGTCATGAGCTTTATGCTCGGCCTCAGACCTCACAGGTGTCCAACTTCCACAGCTCTGCTGAAGTTAAAGGTAAGGCCAATACGTTGTGCACAGAGAGCCAGACTCATACAGTAACAGAGGAAGAGGGTCGCTCAATTTCTAAGGTACTTGAGTGGTTTGGCCGAGGTTCTCAAGATGCAAAGCAGAGTAAGCTGAAAGAATTGCCAGCACAGAGTGAGAAGAACAAAGAGGAACCAGAGGATCATGGAACCTCAGACGTCAAATCAGAAGAATTGGCTTCTCCGGTTGTACAGACTTTGGCTGCCACCAAGCCATCTCCAAAGCCACGTCGGgggttttttgcattgttttcaagAGCAGAGAAAAAAGACAAGAGTCCTGCATTTCTAGCATCTGACAAAGAAATAATAAGTGaagataaaaacaaaattttgactTTGGAATGCGAAACACCTTTCACCATGAGACCTGAAGCAGGTGTCAGTATATCTCTGCAGGACTGTGTTTCTGCAGTGAGCAAGACAACAGAAATAATACAGGTTACCTCAAAAACAGAGGTAATGCAACATGGCAATGCAACAGCTAGACCTGTTTGTGAAGATCTTCTTAAGAAAGAGATGTTTGACCAAGGTGAGATATCACCAGGTAGACTGGCCAACCCGAAGTCCTTCTGGGAAATGGGGAACAGAGGACCAAAGAGACTGAGCATCAAAACTGGAGCTGAAATACAAGAAATTGAAACATCTCTGCTTaatgaaaatgatgaaattttaGACAGAAGGATTCCAGATTCAGGCATCAGCCCATCAAAATTAAATGCCACTGAATATCCAGTTGAAGTAGAATCTACAATGCATGAGTATTCTTCGGTATCACGCTATGTTGTCGATATGTCTGCCATATCCTTAAATGAAGATGAAAAACCCTCTAATTTGGACAGCAGTAAGGTGTCAGAAGGCTCAAGTAATGAGTTACAAACACACATGGTCAAAAGTGACGTCAGACTGGTGTCTCCCAGTTCACCACCAAGAAATAACGCTCTTCAGAACGAGTTGCAGGAAGAGCCTCTCTCTGAGTCGCTGTCCAGGGATATATCTGGCCTGAATAAGGAAATCTCTACTCTCAAAATGTCTCTCAGTCAACAGGATAATAAAGGCTCAATCGATGATCTCAAGTCATTttgggagaaagaaaaaagtggCCTTCAAGTAATTGTAGGTTTACAAACATGTACACCTGATATTAAAGACTCATTTACGCCGTTGTCTCCTAAACATTCTTCCATAGGGTCAACTAGTCCAGATTTAACAAGTTCCCTAGACAAAATGAGTTTGTCTTTAAACAAAGAGGTGGGTTTGATTCTGCAAAATGAGAAGATGGAAAAAAGCGAGGGTCCAGCCAGAGTGCCAATACAAGATCATCATGATATCAGAG GTGACAGTGAGGAAGCCAGCCCTGTCAGATCTGCTCTGGAGCATGCCAGTGCCAGACCCCTATCTGTTTCCAAGAGTCTAGAGGACCTGGCATCCACACCTACAC TGTCTGCAGTCGCTCCCAACACTAAAACATATTTCTTAGACCCTACGCAGGTGAAGATGATGAGTTTGTCTGTGCCTGCATTTATGCaccaacag AAGGATTGGAGAAACAGTGACTGTGCATCAGAGAGAAGCTATGACACACTGAGAACATGCAACACTCCCTCTAACTTTAGCATGTGTTCTGAAGTGGCCTCCATGTCCTCT GTCACTGGCAGTGTAATGAGTATCTACAGTAGTGAGTTTGGCAACGTGGTGGTCAAAGGCAGAATCCAGTTCGCCATTCACTATTTGCAAAATCTGGGAGAGTTCCACATCTTCGTAGTGCAGTGCAAAGACCTTGCCGTGGCAGATCCTAAAAGGAACCGGTCTGACCC GTATGTTAAATGTTACCTGCTACCTGACAAAGCAAAATATGGAAAGAGAAAAACATGTGTGAGAAAGAAGACTCTGGATCCAACTTACAATGAAATCTTGCGG TTTAAGATTCCAATGGAGACTCTGAAAACCCAGAAGCTGAACCTGTCTGTGTGGCACAATGACACATTTGGCCATAACAGCTTTCTTGGAGAGGTAGAGATCGATCTGGTGGAATGGGActttaataacacacaaatgaatgAATATCAGCTGCAAGGAAGG GTTCAGGTTCCCTCCAGTCCTAAACATTCTGCTGATGGTGAAGCGATAAGAGCAGAGATAAGAGTTGCTCTACGTTTTCTTCTTCAGACTTCTCACA GTCATAAGAACAAGGCAAATGGTGAGGTACAAATCTGGGTGAAAGAGTGCAAGAATCTACCCGTTTCCAGAGGTGTTGCCATTGACCCTTTTGTCAAATG CGCAGTCCTCCCAGATAACAGCCGGAAAAGCAGACAGAAGACCAGAGTACTGAAGAGGGTTTCTAACCCGGTGTTTAACCACACCATGGTGTATGATGGCTTCAGGCCAGAGGACCTCAAAGAGGCCTGTGTGGAGCTCACCGTGTGGGATCATGACCGACTTAACAACCACTTCATTGGGGGTGCTAGGCTTGGTCTTggaacag GTAAAAGTTACGGTGCTGATGTGGAGTGGATGGATTCTAACAGTGCTGAAGCAGCCCTGTGGGACAGAATGATGCAATCTCAGAATGAATGGGTGGAAGACATATTACCTTTGAGAATGCTGGTCATGGCAAGAATGTCTAGATAG
- the LOC127432506 gene encoding synaptotagmin-like protein 2 isoform X5, whose product MRYQFFLGGGDCDGVNVLESKAPEHISCQHTDCHELYARPQTSQVSNFHSSAEVKGKANTLCTESQTHTVTEEEGRSISKVLEWFGRGSQDAKQSKLKELPAQSEKNKEEPEDHGTSDVKSEELASPVVQTLAATKPSPKPRRGFFALFSRAEKKDKSPAFLASDKEIISEDKNKILTLECETPFTMRPEAGVSISLQDCVSAVSKTTEIIQVTSKTEVMQHGNATARPVCEDLLKKEMFDQGEISPGRLANPKSFWEMGNRGPKRLSIKTGAEIQEIETSLLNENDEILDRRIPDSGISPSKLNATEYPVEVESTMHEYSSVSRYVVDMSAISLNEDEKPSNLDSSKVSEGSSNELQTHMVKSDVRLVSPSSPPRNNALQNELQEEPLSESLSRDISGLNKEISTLKMSLSQQDNKGSIDDLKSFWEKEKSGLQVIVGLQTCTPDIKDSFTPLSPKHSSIGSTSPDLTSSLDKMSLSLNKEVGLILQNEKMEKSEGPARVPIQDHHDIRGDSEEASPVRSALEHASARPLSVSKSLEDLASTPTLSAVAPNTKTYFLDPTQVKMMSLSVPAFMHQQKDWRNSDCASERSYDTLRTCNTPSNFSMCSEVASMSSVTGSVMSIYSSEFGNVVVKGRIQFAIHYLQNLGEFHIFVVQCKDLAVADPKRNRSDPYVKCYLLPDKAKYGKRKTCVRKKTLDPTYNEILRFKIPMETLKTQKLNLSVWHNDTFGHNSFLGEVEIDLVEWDFNNTQMNEYQLQGRVQVPSSPKHSADGEAIRAEIRVALRFLLQTSHSHKNKANGEVQIWVKECKNLPVSRGVAIDPFVKCAVLPDNSRKSRQKTRVLKRVSNPVFNHTMVYDGFRPEDLKEACVELTVWDHDRLNNHFIGGARLGLGTGKSYGADVEWMDSNSAEAALWDRMMQSQNEWVEDILPLRMLVMARMSR is encoded by the exons ATGAGGTAccaattttttttgggggggggggattgtgaTGGAGTGAATGTTCTGGAGAGCAAAGCACCAGAACATATTTCTTGCCAGCACA CAGATTGTCATGAGCTTTATGCTCGGCCTCAGACCTCACAGGTGTCCAACTTCCACAGCTCTGCTGAAGTTAAAGGTAAGGCCAATACGTTGTGCACAGAGAGCCAGACTCATACAGTAACAGAGGAAGAGGGTCGCTCAATTTCTAAGGTACTTGAGTGGTTTGGCCGAGGTTCTCAAGATGCAAAGCAGAGTAAGCTGAAAGAATTGCCAGCACAGAGTGAGAAGAACAAAGAGGAACCAGAGGATCATGGAACCTCAGACGTCAAATCAGAAGAATTGGCTTCTCCGGTTGTACAGACTTTGGCTGCCACCAAGCCATCTCCAAAGCCACGTCGGgggttttttgcattgttttcaagAGCAGAGAAAAAAGACAAGAGTCCTGCATTTCTAGCATCTGACAAAGAAATAATAAGTGaagataaaaacaaaattttgactTTGGAATGCGAAACACCTTTCACCATGAGACCTGAAGCAGGTGTCAGTATATCTCTGCAGGACTGTGTTTCTGCAGTGAGCAAGACAACAGAAATAATACAGGTTACCTCAAAAACAGAGGTAATGCAACATGGCAATGCAACAGCTAGACCTGTTTGTGAAGATCTTCTTAAGAAAGAGATGTTTGACCAAGGTGAGATATCACCAGGTAGACTGGCCAACCCGAAGTCCTTCTGGGAAATGGGGAACAGAGGACCAAAGAGACTGAGCATCAAAACTGGAGCTGAAATACAAGAAATTGAAACATCTCTGCTTaatgaaaatgatgaaattttaGACAGAAGGATTCCAGATTCAGGCATCAGCCCATCAAAATTAAATGCCACTGAATATCCAGTTGAAGTAGAATCTACAATGCATGAGTATTCTTCGGTATCACGCTATGTTGTCGATATGTCTGCCATATCCTTAAATGAAGATGAAAAACCCTCTAATTTGGACAGCAGTAAGGTGTCAGAAGGCTCAAGTAATGAGTTACAAACACACATGGTCAAAAGTGACGTCAGACTGGTGTCTCCCAGTTCACCACCAAGAAATAACGCTCTTCAGAACGAGTTGCAGGAAGAGCCTCTCTCTGAGTCGCTGTCCAGGGATATATCTGGCCTGAATAAGGAAATCTCTACTCTCAAAATGTCTCTCAGTCAACAGGATAATAAAGGCTCAATCGATGATCTCAAGTCATTttgggagaaagaaaaaagtggCCTTCAAGTAATTGTAGGTTTACAAACATGTACACCTGATATTAAAGACTCATTTACGCCGTTGTCTCCTAAACATTCTTCCATAGGGTCAACTAGTCCAGATTTAACAAGTTCCCTAGACAAAATGAGTTTGTCTTTAAACAAAGAGGTGGGTTTGATTCTGCAAAATGAGAAGATGGAAAAAAGCGAGGGTCCAGCCAGAGTGCCAATACAAGATCATCATGATATCAGAG GTGACAGTGAGGAAGCCAGCCCTGTCAGATCTGCTCTGGAGCATGCCAGTGCCAGACCCCTATCTGTTTCCAAGAGTCTAGAGGACCTGGCATCCACACCTACAC TGTCTGCAGTCGCTCCCAACACTAAAACATATTTCTTAGACCCTACGCAGGTGAAGATGATGAGTTTGTCTGTGCCTGCATTTATGCaccaacag AAGGATTGGAGAAACAGTGACTGTGCATCAGAGAGAAGCTATGACACACTGAGAACATGCAACACTCCCTCTAACTTTAGCATGTGTTCTGAAGTGGCCTCCATGTCCTCT GTCACTGGCAGTGTAATGAGTATCTACAGTAGTGAGTTTGGCAACGTGGTGGTCAAAGGCAGAATCCAGTTCGCCATTCACTATTTGCAAAATCTGGGAGAGTTCCACATCTTCGTAGTGCAGTGCAAAGACCTTGCCGTGGCAGATCCTAAAAGGAACCGGTCTGACCC GTATGTTAAATGTTACCTGCTACCTGACAAAGCAAAATATGGAAAGAGAAAAACATGTGTGAGAAAGAAGACTCTGGATCCAACTTACAATGAAATCTTGCGG TTTAAGATTCCAATGGAGACTCTGAAAACCCAGAAGCTGAACCTGTCTGTGTGGCACAATGACACATTTGGCCATAACAGCTTTCTTGGAGAGGTAGAGATCGATCTGGTGGAATGGGActttaataacacacaaatgaatgAATATCAGCTGCAAGGAAGG GTTCAGGTTCCCTCCAGTCCTAAACATTCTGCTGATGGTGAAGCGATAAGAGCAGAGATAAGAGTTGCTCTACGTTTTCTTCTTCAGACTTCTCACA GTCATAAGAACAAGGCAAATGGTGAGGTACAAATCTGGGTGAAAGAGTGCAAGAATCTACCCGTTTCCAGAGGTGTTGCCATTGACCCTTTTGTCAAATG CGCAGTCCTCCCAGATAACAGCCGGAAAAGCAGACAGAAGACCAGAGTACTGAAGAGGGTTTCTAACCCGGTGTTTAACCACACCATGGTGTATGATGGCTTCAGGCCAGAGGACCTCAAAGAGGCCTGTGTGGAGCTCACCGTGTGGGATCATGACCGACTTAACAACCACTTCATTGGGGGTGCTAGGCTTGGTCTTggaacag GTAAAAGTTACGGTGCTGATGTGGAGTGGATGGATTCTAACAGTGCTGAAGCAGCCCTGTGGGACAGAATGATGCAATCTCAGAATGAATGGGTGGAAGACATATTACCTTTGAGAATGCTGGTCATGGCAAGAATGTCTAGATAG
- the LOC127432506 gene encoding synaptotagmin-like protein 2 isoform X12, with protein sequence MPLYSLNNVTEKMGNSNCPEGYHMPPSQDISERRIITLKDDSPFYSKTGHSQVSELKYTSIEQHGKTLDEDIDIRPIMPKERKLTVDSNSHLARSYIPLSLHHYLGVPEQAVLDERERLGQVEVQTGDSEEASPVRSALEHASARPLSVSKSLEDLASTPTLSAVAPNTKTYFLDPTQVKMMSLSVPAFMHQQKDWRNSDCASERSYDTLRTCNTPSNFSMCSEVASMSSVTGSVMSIYSSEFGNVVVKGRIQFAIHYLQNLGEFHIFVVQCKDLAVADPKRNRSDPYVKCYLLPDKAKYGKRKTCVRKKTLDPTYNEILRFKIPMETLKTQKLNLSVWHNDTFGHNSFLGEVEIDLVEWDFNNTQMNEYQLQGRVQVPSSPKHSADGEAIRAEIRVALRFLLQTSHSHKNKANGEVQIWVKECKNLPVSRGVAIDPFVKCAVLPDNSRKSRQKTRVLKRVSNPVFNHTMVYDGFRPEDLKEACVELTVWDHDRLNNHFIGGARLGLGTGKSYGADVEWMDSNSAEAALWDRMMQSQNEWVEDILPLRMLVMARMSR encoded by the exons ATGCCTTTATATTCGTTAAATAATGTCACTGAGAAAATGGGTAACAGTAATTGTCCTGAAGGGTATCACATGCCCCCTTCCCAAGACATTTCAGAGCGTCGTATCATCACCCTAAAAGACGACAGTCCATTCTACTCCAAAACTGGTCATTCACAGGTTTCAGAATTGAAATATACATCTATTGAACAACATGGGAAGACCTTGGATGAAGACATTGATATAAGACCCATCATGCCCAAAGAACGAAAGCTGACAGTGGACTCGAATTCTCATCTGGCCAGGTCCTATATTCCCCTAAGTTTACACCATTACCTTGGTGTACCCGAGCAGGCTGTGTTAGATGAAAGAGAAAGGCTGGGACAGGTTGAGGTGCAGACAG GTGACAGTGAGGAAGCCAGCCCTGTCAGATCTGCTCTGGAGCATGCCAGTGCCAGACCCCTATCTGTTTCCAAGAGTCTAGAGGACCTGGCATCCACACCTACAC TGTCTGCAGTCGCTCCCAACACTAAAACATATTTCTTAGACCCTACGCAGGTGAAGATGATGAGTTTGTCTGTGCCTGCATTTATGCaccaacag AAGGATTGGAGAAACAGTGACTGTGCATCAGAGAGAAGCTATGACACACTGAGAACATGCAACACTCCCTCTAACTTTAGCATGTGTTCTGAAGTGGCCTCCATGTCCTCT GTCACTGGCAGTGTAATGAGTATCTACAGTAGTGAGTTTGGCAACGTGGTGGTCAAAGGCAGAATCCAGTTCGCCATTCACTATTTGCAAAATCTGGGAGAGTTCCACATCTTCGTAGTGCAGTGCAAAGACCTTGCCGTGGCAGATCCTAAAAGGAACCGGTCTGACCC GTATGTTAAATGTTACCTGCTACCTGACAAAGCAAAATATGGAAAGAGAAAAACATGTGTGAGAAAGAAGACTCTGGATCCAACTTACAATGAAATCTTGCGG TTTAAGATTCCAATGGAGACTCTGAAAACCCAGAAGCTGAACCTGTCTGTGTGGCACAATGACACATTTGGCCATAACAGCTTTCTTGGAGAGGTAGAGATCGATCTGGTGGAATGGGActttaataacacacaaatgaatgAATATCAGCTGCAAGGAAGG GTTCAGGTTCCCTCCAGTCCTAAACATTCTGCTGATGGTGAAGCGATAAGAGCAGAGATAAGAGTTGCTCTACGTTTTCTTCTTCAGACTTCTCACA GTCATAAGAACAAGGCAAATGGTGAGGTACAAATCTGGGTGAAAGAGTGCAAGAATCTACCCGTTTCCAGAGGTGTTGCCATTGACCCTTTTGTCAAATG CGCAGTCCTCCCAGATAACAGCCGGAAAAGCAGACAGAAGACCAGAGTACTGAAGAGGGTTTCTAACCCGGTGTTTAACCACACCATGGTGTATGATGGCTTCAGGCCAGAGGACCTCAAAGAGGCCTGTGTGGAGCTCACCGTGTGGGATCATGACCGACTTAACAACCACTTCATTGGGGGTGCTAGGCTTGGTCTTggaacag GTAAAAGTTACGGTGCTGATGTGGAGTGGATGGATTCTAACAGTGCTGAAGCAGCCCTGTGGGACAGAATGATGCAATCTCAGAATGAATGGGTGGAAGACATATTACCTTTGAGAATGCTGGTCATGGCAAGAATGTCTAGATAG
- the LOC127432506 gene encoding synaptotagmin-like protein 2 isoform X9 has translation MIDLSYLTEEEQEMILAVLKRDAELKKLEEQRIRQLCKSEKDKRRLKYLTGEWFYETKYHRHREKIHSSDIIRASMRQRKPVTILELSQRWAERPSFVNSQKKDVFIPPELSGLIEEPPTPSRYESFEHQMPEGQQEIQRLKIKPRMNPFNIMHSQRDTDRIINGVKEAGQTPAEADCHELYARPQTSQVSNFHSSAEVKGDSEEASPVRSALEHASARPLSVSKSLEDLASTPTLSAVAPNTKTYFLDPTQVKMMSLSVPAFMHQQKDWRNSDCASERSYDTLRTCNTPSNFSMCSEVASMSSVTGSVMSIYSSEFGNVVVKGRIQFAIHYLQNLGEFHIFVVQCKDLAVADPKRNRSDPYVKCYLLPDKAKYGKRKTCVRKKTLDPTYNEILRFKIPMETLKTQKLNLSVWHNDTFGHNSFLGEVEIDLVEWDFNNTQMNEYQLQGRVQVPSSPKHSADGEAIRAEIRVALRFLLQTSHSHKNKANGEVQIWVKECKNLPVSRGVAIDPFVKCAVLPDNSRKSRQKTRVLKRVSNPVFNHTMVYDGFRPEDLKEACVELTVWDHDRLNNHFIGGARLGLGTGKSYGADVEWMDSNSAEAALWDRMMQSQNEWVEDILPLRMLVMARMSR, from the exons GCAGCTTTGTAAGTCTGAGAAAGACAAGAGAAGGCTGAAGTACTTAACTGGAGAGTGGTTTTACGAGACAAAGTATCACAGACACAGAGAAAAGATCCATAGCTCCGACATCATCAGAGCATCCATGAGACAAAGGAAACCTGTGACGATAT TGGAGCTCTCTCAAAGATGGGCAGAGAGACCCAGTTTTGTGAACAGTCAGAAGAAGGATGTGTTCATCCCTCCAGAGCTCTCAGGACTCATTGAGGAGCCACCCACACCATCACGGTATGAGAG TTTTGAACATCAGATGCCAGAAGGCCAACAGGAAATACAGAGACTTAAAATCAAG CCTAGGATGAATCCATTCAATATTATGCATTCGCAGAGGGACACAGACAGAATTATCAATGGTGTGAAAGAGGCCGGCCAGACACCTGCTGAGG CAGATTGTCATGAGCTTTATGCTCGGCCTCAGACCTCACAGGTGTCCAACTTCCACAGCTCTGCTGAAGTTAAAG GTGACAGTGAGGAAGCCAGCCCTGTCAGATCTGCTCTGGAGCATGCCAGTGCCAGACCCCTATCTGTTTCCAAGAGTCTAGAGGACCTGGCATCCACACCTACAC TGTCTGCAGTCGCTCCCAACACTAAAACATATTTCTTAGACCCTACGCAGGTGAAGATGATGAGTTTGTCTGTGCCTGCATTTATGCaccaacag AAGGATTGGAGAAACAGTGACTGTGCATCAGAGAGAAGCTATGACACACTGAGAACATGCAACACTCCCTCTAACTTTAGCATGTGTTCTGAAGTGGCCTCCATGTCCTCT GTCACTGGCAGTGTAATGAGTATCTACAGTAGTGAGTTTGGCAACGTGGTGGTCAAAGGCAGAATCCAGTTCGCCATTCACTATTTGCAAAATCTGGGAGAGTTCCACATCTTCGTAGTGCAGTGCAAAGACCTTGCCGTGGCAGATCCTAAAAGGAACCGGTCTGACCC GTATGTTAAATGTTACCTGCTACCTGACAAAGCAAAATATGGAAAGAGAAAAACATGTGTGAGAAAGAAGACTCTGGATCCAACTTACAATGAAATCTTGCGG TTTAAGATTCCAATGGAGACTCTGAAAACCCAGAAGCTGAACCTGTCTGTGTGGCACAATGACACATTTGGCCATAACAGCTTTCTTGGAGAGGTAGAGATCGATCTGGTGGAATGGGActttaataacacacaaatgaatgAATATCAGCTGCAAGGAAGG GTTCAGGTTCCCTCCAGTCCTAAACATTCTGCTGATGGTGAAGCGATAAGAGCAGAGATAAGAGTTGCTCTACGTTTTCTTCTTCAGACTTCTCACA GTCATAAGAACAAGGCAAATGGTGAGGTACAAATCTGGGTGAAAGAGTGCAAGAATCTACCCGTTTCCAGAGGTGTTGCCATTGACCCTTTTGTCAAATG CGCAGTCCTCCCAGATAACAGCCGGAAAAGCAGACAGAAGACCAGAGTACTGAAGAGGGTTTCTAACCCGGTGTTTAACCACACCATGGTGTATGATGGCTTCAGGCCAGAGGACCTCAAAGAGGCCTGTGTGGAGCTCACCGTGTGGGATCATGACCGACTTAACAACCACTTCATTGGGGGTGCTAGGCTTGGTCTTggaacag GTAAAAGTTACGGTGCTGATGTGGAGTGGATGGATTCTAACAGTGCTGAAGCAGCCCTGTGGGACAGAATGATGCAATCTCAGAATGAATGGGTGGAAGACATATTACCTTTGAGAATGCTGGTCATGGCAAGAATGTCTAGATAG